The following coding sequences lie in one Treponema sp. OMZ 790 genomic window:
- a CDS encoding VOC family protein — MNLKPLSQIVFLDVKNMHEAGLFFDEVLGLTKVMDEGWAAVWKISGKAFIGVVERKDKAVQNTGILISITVDNIEEIHSQFSKLSLKDLTPISKVKDIPMSSFFFKGPEDYRFEIQEFDSPKLRSIFE; from the coding sequence ATGAATTTAAAACCGCTTTCGCAGATAGTTTTTTTGGATGTAAAAAATATGCATGAAGCAGGACTCTTTTTTGATGAAGTTTTAGGGCTTACAAAGGTAATGGATGAAGGATGGGCTGCTGTTTGGAAGATAAGCGGAAAAGCCTTTATCGGTGTTGTAGAAAGAAAAGATAAAGCGGTTCAAAATACCGGCATACTTATAAGCATTACGGTAGACAATATTGAAGAAATTCATTCTCAATTTTCAAAACTGAGTTTAAAGGATTTAACTCCAATTTCTAAAGTGAAAGATATTCCAATGTCATCTTTTTTCTTTAAGGGGCCGGAAGATTACCGTTTTGAAATTCAAGAATTTGATTCACCTAAACTAAGATCTATTTTTGAATAG
- the metK gene encoding methionine adenosyltransferase, with translation MKNDISYFTSESVSEGHPDKLCDQISDAVLDACLKDDPESHVACETFASTALVLVGGEITTNTYVDIQSIARTIAEEIGYTNTDFGLDCHSMAVMNMIHAQSPDISQGVDGEGLDEYKGQQGAGDQGMMFGFACKETPELMPAPIMFSHSVLRYAAKLRKEKVIPWLRPDSKTQITVKYEGFKPIKIDTVVLSHQHYPDVQYDELKNSLINQVIKPVLEPTGLLADDTKFFINPTGRFVIGGPFGDTGLTGRKIIVDTYGGMGRHGGGAFSGKDPSKVDRSAAYMARYIAKNVVAADLARRCEVQLAYAIGVPFPVAVRVDTFGTGEVPEEKIEKAIKEVFDMSPAGIIKTLDLKRPIYKETAAYGHFGRPEFSWEKTDKTEALKKAIK, from the coding sequence ATGAAAAACGATATAAGTTATTTTACATCAGAGTCGGTAAGTGAAGGGCATCCCGATAAACTCTGTGATCAAATTTCGGATGCCGTTTTAGATGCATGCTTAAAAGATGACCCTGAAAGTCATGTGGCCTGTGAAACTTTTGCTTCTACAGCCTTGGTGCTCGTAGGCGGAGAGATAACCACCAATACCTATGTAGATATACAAAGTATTGCGCGTACTATTGCTGAAGAAATAGGTTATACAAATACCGATTTCGGTTTAGACTGCCATTCCATGGCCGTTATGAATATGATTCATGCTCAATCTCCGGACATTTCTCAAGGTGTAGACGGTGAGGGTCTCGATGAATATAAGGGGCAGCAGGGCGCCGGAGATCAGGGAATGATGTTCGGTTTTGCATGTAAAGAAACACCTGAACTTATGCCGGCTCCCATTATGTTTTCTCATTCCGTGTTGCGATATGCTGCAAAGCTCAGAAAAGAAAAGGTTATTCCTTGGCTGAGGCCCGATTCAAAAACTCAGATTACCGTGAAGTATGAAGGCTTTAAGCCTATCAAGATAGATACGGTAGTTCTTTCTCATCAGCACTATCCCGATGTTCAATACGACGAATTAAAGAACAGCCTAATCAATCAGGTAATTAAACCTGTTTTGGAGCCGACCGGACTTTTGGCTGATGATACCAAGTTCTTTATAAATCCTACAGGCCGCTTTGTTATAGGAGGTCCTTTCGGAGATACGGGGCTTACCGGAAGAAAAATAATTGTAGATACCTACGGCGGAATGGGAAGACACGGCGGAGGCGCTTTTTCGGGTAAAGACCCGTCAAAGGTTGACCGCTCTGCTGCCTACATGGCCCGATACATTGCAAAAAATGTAGTAGCCGCCGATCTTGCTCGACGCTGTGAAGTTCAGTTGGCATATGCAATAGGCGTTCCTTTCCCTGTTGCCGTCAGAGTTGATACCTTCGGTACGGGTGAAGTTCCTGAAGAAAAAATAGAGAAGGCAATAAAAGAGGTTTTTGATATGTCTCCTGCAGGTATTATCAAAACCTTGGATTTAAAGCGCCCTATTTATAAAGAAACGGCTGCTTACGGTCACTTCGGACGTCCCGAATTTTCATGGGAAAAAACCGATAAGACAGAAGCCTTAAAGAAAGCAATTAAATGA